The following are encoded in a window of Vespa crabro chromosome 2, iyVesCrab1.2, whole genome shotgun sequence genomic DNA:
- the LOC124422093 gene encoding uncharacterized protein LOC124422093 isoform X5 — protein MLVPPVAQGGTGDRPVGDAGGRAQQSSGPAGTATLWPLAPAQPNQVPNQQSQGIPPLAATPAPAHNQGVSRYGLYSLFPGGGGGSYVAATPATPGPPTPARAYHATTHKVSESVFSAAVGVGVGGYTWGAPTPPPGSPYSPVPVTQLELLAKNLASLAPPGQQALSLQGVGVNVGSLHHAQHTQHTQHTLNLAGLHHLHHEGLHQNTFSPQLSLVTGNAPTLTINSFSPNSTGNVVPTTGVLLQEYQSPTGSTATGCSVAVNGSSCPTSSTSSTMVVQGGNQVVQTTAKKREAFLSSQGQPVKLENKSTRQPCVCRNSNGKTKVVHSDAGCSRTLPVASSWNGQDANNGVNSNTNNNSLVKREPLASVPCQVAEVSTSLHATTTSVKIEPVPPKSENGIVVSNANAGGIPVGIAMARQRSQHQETSASMRNVSLSHHTSHHASYHHFQPDNLVPSLVWALSSGSSSTAMTVGGATLVHCGGGGGEERPAHLAIPSGALAPSLNAALGSSLGPNLGPSLGSGLNSTLNSSLNSTLGSTATAAATTAWPPTLWQYPASAAAAAAAAAAAAAAMPMEPVGFPQMGVGVQGGLQLVRDPSSGHLLLIHAAEQMQQAVVWPNYPNHNGGNVAPPSLLLPPPPPSLQLLSDIGGARLVLTESKRKQQSTLPIVKIEADCGTSPTTIITSTESTKALQSVTSVTGTLVPDAPLVTTLHYYPHAPALVQISQTEPTHCRSQQRNAFISKATSPVSCLTPPPEVTTIHAIEPPQMTPMVGVQDASNQTEAPEAEQEQDMPMETQVKQEQNLSPCQLQCASTATNLTTTTTTTTTNLTNLTNFEIVAATPEKMCNVVRITTTTTTVNPTVCGIVGKVDKAENTIINMADCPKYSITRECRSVTSIDRTIERVVSRQDDLEQDEEEDSRHDRSTINDDDDCYDNGRSPICRDARTGPRIIEITEENCDSFHENLEFFGTRRDRSTDRLRDRRRSYAIDNTQEQHQNREEEKKIIVEEPMIDRIAEESRGTVIHQVIAKLSPETSCCESQRKEEMYPESKVIVDSTSNNGPQSMTTTTTTTTTSSQNIPDCESCGKNRDVRPQMVVQQNPEVKPQISVKSFDMPNIDCDDQELETVVIKQEADDGSFDEQNSKFENVSTIEKPKDSMKRHSVERSHPGIENVVEKLKKNAAAAMQESSCPLQKIDESKERNVDNSRSRRHSETMPRKLENGLKKHILRSCENEKLLNEKRENIERSEIEGSSEKDSSSLAYSREYLHNDNNNDSRSNNNNIKNINDKEYVIRKRLAVACESKVKDDVSEVNASPPKKSRLDRASNANDDTVFLSATIVDNQSTKLKLAISTKQKSNVDLSGLELLSNSIEQFEHLKPEAQNCSTPDLEKSPSRGKLISPQGESNNNNVDSPLGLLCALAEQRFMEEVGDKVPRKLNLESSEEISRAGRLLLNLGRTSLEKERKRLDKRKSTDGDDENYEKSKRLKADVVYETTDDGKNSSIRYYEKCGKSRRHGARFQEDMVFRVKEKPNRSIDLAEENGIDDEETSSLAERFVRERERVQKFDKENNDLDYDRKKETLERYDQQYDRFCGNDRCYRDVSKEDALTDSETENDKTVCSTTRLEEEVDVNTQRRQESTEERNRQGKLDAKTNVGKKLHTEEDGDWPNMDAMELDMRVRLADIQRQYREKQKELSRLTPKKEDKRSPGRPRKKSHSSSSEHGTLSSPPILEPAVPCQKSPSHSPDGAPPPLTSAVLAMPRCNVNLVKLGEPRSHIKLLDSIPSIPIPVPPVASPITVLPTSKIQSEDDDKSTGRMEYDTSSPAPTVASSSSASKKRKVGRPRKLMCTSGNTRHFTETIVAKKPKSKSSLVGYLLSPKNRHLQTKYIAKSGYTPLPFKTGMLSLKASSKNHKSVKAKMKPAKQTPLHNKNVISSIIAEKAKLSHEVKLDKHSNKVRPKLKAEAKVKTWEDDESTVVENISSDTMSQEILEEKNVEQPEEEEGEEEVEREMERNKHDKSKKKKQKSISSSPSRHKSSDRDKKESKRRKSSDCKDCKECAKVAKAERTESIINRCKLTSAHLAIDQLRVLTAMGGLFYAGRLSAVRAPDVYAITLDGERGNRPHIHSREEILRDAIVEVCPSSTKELPPGTRLCAYWSEQYRCLYPGTSVEPTEPDPELDEKFVSVEFDDGDSGRIALDDIRLLQPDYPVVEYDPNPLLSLGKRRRQTSVSIEDKRSSINTISGTTSNSLTSTVSSTTSSHISSFDGVSIERHKTDDISAKALDDYRERKRLKKRRKDKLKRQHEAQEGKKKHKRHKGCEEHRKHKHRKHRKHKHKHSHHCNHSEGSHISSGESCCGQKSEDEPNKETPAKVEEEEEEEEDEEEEEEESEEMTVLEEEPEPVPEPIEVIVREEKIEKPKKSDKKGKVRERQESVESRSKMAAFLPARQLWGWAGRGYRRPGAKGRAKKQFFRAIQRGNETIQIGDSAVFLSTGRPDRPYIGRIESMWETSSSNMIVKVKWFYHPEETVGCPTNLKYPGALFESPHMDENDVQTISHKCEVLPLDEYTEKLGKEPHRYLTIYDNNDIYYLAGYYDPTTYLLSMQPGVV, from the exons ATGTTGGTCCCTCCCGTGGCCCAAGGCGGGACGGGCGATCGTCCCGTGGGTGACGCGGGCGGTAGGGCCCAGCAGTCGTCCGGCCCTGCCGGGACAGCAACCCTATGGCCTCTTGCACCAGCGCAGCCCAATCAAGTTCCAAATCAACAGTCACAAGGAATACCACCCTTGGCTGCGACCCCTGCACCGGCGCACAATCAAG GTGTGAGCCGTTACGGGTTGTACTCGTTATTTCCCGGGGGTGGCGGAGGTAGTTACGTCGCGGCCACTCCCGCCACCCCAGGGCCACCCACCCCCGCGCGCGCTTATCACGCAACAACGCATAAGG TTTCAGAGAGCGTATTCTCCGCTGCTGTTGGCGTTGGTGTTGGTGGTTACACCTGGGGTGCTCCCACGCCACCCCCTGGATCACCCTACAGTCCTGTCCCTGTGACTCAGCTTGAACTACTCGCCAAGAATTTGGCGAGTTTGGCGCCTCCTGGTCAACAGGCGTTGAGCCTTCAGGGTGTCGGTGTTAATGTTGGCAGTCTTCATCATGCGCAGCATACTCAGCATACGCAGCACACCCTCAATCTTGCTGGACTTCATCATCTGCACCATG AAGGTCTACATCAGAACACTTTTTCGCCCCAACTCTCCCTGGTGACCGGTAACGCTCCGACATTGACGATCAATAGCTTTTCGCCAAATTCGACGGGTAACGTCGTGCCGACGACGGGGGTGTTGCTCCAGGAGTATCAGTCACCGACAGGCTCGACAGCCACCGGTTGTTCCGTCGCAGTGAACGGTTCCTCATGTCCAACGAGTTCGACGAGTAGCACGATGGTCGTCCAGGGTGGCAACCAGGTTGTCCAGACTACCGCGAAGAAACGAGAAGCCTTCCTCTCGAGTCAAGGTCAACCGGTGAAACTGGAGAACAAGTCGACGAGGCAGCCCTGCGTTTGCAGGAACAGCAACG GTAAAACGAAAGTGGTTCATTCGGATGCAGGCTGTAGCAGGACGTTGCCCGTCGCATCGTCCTGGAATGGACAGGATGCGAATAATGGCGTTAATTctaatacgaacaataatagcCTCGTGAAGAGAGAACCTTTGGCCTCTGTGCCATGTCAGGTTGCAGAGGTTTCGACCTCTCTTCATGCTACCACTACCTCTGTTAAGATCGAGCCGGTTCCTCCGAAATCGGAAAATG GTATAGTGGTATCGAATGCGAACGCAGGTGGAATACCAGTTGGAATTGCAATGGCAAGACAGAGATCGCAACATCAGGAAACCTCGGCGTCCATGCGGAATGTCTCCCTCAGTCATCATACGTCGCATCATGCAAGTTATCATCACTTTCAACCTGACAATCTTG TCCCATCGCTAGTTTGGGCCCTGTCGTCAGGTTCATCGAGTACAGCCATGACGGTAGGCGGCGCTACGCTCGTCCACTGTGGCGGAGGTGGTGGGGAAGAACGTCCGGCCCACCTCGCCATTCCTTCGGGTGCTTTGGCGCCCTCGTTGAACGCGGCCCTCGGTTCGAGTCTCGGCCCGAATCTCGGCCCGAGTCTTGGCTCCGGCCTGAATTCCACCTTGAATTCCAGCTTGAATTCCACGCTCGGCAGTACCGCAACGGCCGCGGCCACTACTGCGTGGCCTCCCACGCTTTGGCAGTATCCGGCCTCGGCCGCGGCCGCTGCCGCCGCTGCTGCCGCCGCAGCTGCAG CGATGCCCATGGAACCCGTAGGGTTCCCGCAGATGGGTGTCGGTGTGCAGGGAGGTTTGCAGTTGGTCAGAGATCCATCCAGCGGTCATCTTCTTTTAATTCACGCAGCCG AACAAATGCAGCAGGCTGTGGTCTGGCCGAATTATCCAAATCACAATGGCGGAAACGTAGCACCCCCGTCCCTTTTGTTACCGCCGCCACCACCGTCCCTTCAACTTTTAAGCGACATAGGCGGCGCTAGATTGGTCCTTACCGagagcaaaagaaaacaacagaGCACTTTGCCGATCGTCAAGATCGAGGCGGATTGTGGTACGAGTCCGACAACCAtaataa CGTCGACGGAATCGACGAAGGCATTGCAGAGCGTGACATCGGTGACGGGCACTCTAGTGCCAGATGCACCGCTCGTAACGACTCTTCATTACTACCCACATGCACCGGCTTTGGTGCAGATTAGTCAAACGGAGCCCACGCATTGTAGGTCGCAG CAGCGAAATGCATTTATTTCGAAGGCAACCTCGCCGGTATCCTGTCTGACACCACCACCAGAAGTGACGACGATCCATGCGATCGAGCCACCGCAAATGACACCGATGGTCGGCGTTCAGGATGCTTCGAATCAAACAGAAGCGCCAGAAGCCGAACAGGAACAGGATATGCCAATGGAGACTCAGGTGAAACAGGAGCAAAATCTTAGCCCATGTCAGCTTCAATGTGCTAGTACCGCGACGAATCTTACGACGACCACCACTACTACAACGACGAATTTGACGAATCTGACGAACTTCGAGATCGTCGCGGCGACTCCAGAAAAGATGTGCAATGTCGTCAGgataacgacgacaacgaccaCGGTCAATCCTACCGTATGTGGTATAGTTGGCAAGGTCGATAAAGCAGAGAATACGATCATCAACATGGCTGATTGTCCAAAATATTCTATCACGAGGGAATGCAGAAGCGTCACGTCGATCGATAGAACGATCGAACGTGTCGTAAGTCGTCAAGATGATTTGGAGCAGGACGAGGAAGAAGATTCAAGGCACGATCGTTCGACGatcaacgatgacgacgattgTTACGATAATGGCAGATCACCGATATGCAGAGACGCAAGAACTGGTCCTAGAATCATCGAAATCACCGAGGAAAACTGTGACAGTTTCCATGAGAATTTAGAGTTCTTTGGCACGCGACGGGATCGTTCAACTGATCGTCTTCGAGATCGTCGGCGAAGTTATGCGATCGATAACACGCAGGAGCAACATCAAAACCgtgaggaggaaaagaagatcaTTGTAGAGGAG CCGATGATCGATCGTATCGCCGAAGAATCGAGAGGTACAGTAATACATCAAGTTATCGCCAAACTATCACCGGAAACGTCTTGTTGCGAGTCacaaaggaaagaggaaatgtACCCGGAATCAAAGGTGATCGTCGATTCGACGTCGAATAACGGGCCGCAatcaatgacgacgacgacaacgacgacgactacgtcGTCTCAGAATATACCCGATTGCGAGAGCTGCGGGAAAAATCGCGATGTCCGTCCTCAAATGGTTGTTCAACAAAATCCAGAAGTGAAGCCGCAAATCAGTGTGAAATCTTTCGATATGCCTAACATCGATTGCGACGATCAAGAATTGGAAACTGTAGTTATCAAGCAGGAAGCCGACGATGGTTCCTTCGACGaacaaaattcaaaatttgAGAATGTATCGACAATAGAGAAGCCAAAGGATTCGATGAAGAGACATTCGGTTGAACGATCTCATCCAGGTATCGAGAACGTTGTCgagaaattgaagaaaaatgcGGCCGCCGCTATGCAAGAATCTTCCTGTCCATTACAAAAGATAGATGAATCTAAAGAACGTAACGTTGATAATTCGCGTTCTAGAAGGCACTCGGAAACGATGCCGAGAAAGTTGGAGAACGGTCTGAAGAAGCACATATTGAGATCCtgcgaaaatgaaaaattgttgaaCGAGAAACGTGAGAATATCGAACGATCCGAGATCGAAGGATCTTCGGAGAAAGATTCTAGCAGTTTAGCTTATTCGAGAGAATATTTacataacgacaataataacgacagtaggagtaacaataacaatatcaagaatataaacgACAAGGAATACGTCATCAGGAAAAGGTTAGCAGTTGCCTGCGAGTCGAAGGTCAAGGACGATGTATCTGAGGTAAATGCGAGTCCACCGAAAAAAAGTCGTTTAGATAGAGCATCGAATGCCAATGACGACACGGTTTTCTTATCGGCCACCATTGTCGACAATCAAAGCACGAAATTGAAATTGGCCATTTCGACGAAGCAAAAATCGAACGTCGATCTCAGCGGCTTAGAATTGCTCTCGAATAGTATCGAACAGTTCGAGCATTTGAAACCGGAGGCACAGAATTGTTCGACTCCGGATCTCGAGAAATCGCCTAGCAGAGGGAAACTGATCTCTCCTCAGGGtgagagcaataataataacgtcgaTAGTCCCCTCGGTTTGCTGTGTGCTCTGGCTGAGCAGAGATTCATGGAAGAGGTTGGAGACAAAGTGCCGAGAAAGCTCAATCTCGAGAGTTCAGAAGAAATATCGAGAGCCGGTAGGCTGTTGTTAAATCTTGGAAGGACGAGtttggagaaagaaagaaagagattggataaaagaaaaagtacggATGGAGACGATGAGAATTATGAGAAATCGAAGAGACTTAAAGCCGATGTTGTATACGAGACAACAGACGATGGAAAGAATTCATCTATACGTTATTACGAGAAATGTGGTAAAAGTAGAAGACACGGAGCTAGATTTCAAGAAGACATGGTATtcagagtgaaagagaaaccTAACAGAAGTATAGATCTCGCTGAGGAAAATGGAATCGACGATGAGGAAACTTCTTCGTTGGCGGAAAGATTTGTACGAGAACGTGAACGCGTTCAAAAGTtcgataaggaaaataacgatttggATTAtgatagaaagaaggaaacatTGGAACGTTACGATCAACAGTACGATCGATTTTGCGGAAATGATAGATGTTATCGTGATGTATCAAAGGAAGATGCCTTGACAGATTCCGAAACGGAAAACGACAAGACAGTTTGTTCTACTACGAGATTAGAGGAGGAAGTAGATGTAAATACGCAAAGAAGACAAGAATCCACAGAGGAGAGAAATAGGCAAGGAAAATTGGACGCAAAGACGAATGTTGGTAAAAAGTTACATACGGAGGAAGACGGGGATTGGCCAAATATGGATGCAATGGAGTTGGATATGAGAGTGAGATTGGCGGATATTCAAAGACAATACagagaaaagcaaaaggaacTATCGAGGTTGACGCCAAAGAAGGAGGACAAGAGAAGTCCAGGTAGACCGAGAAAGAAGAGCCATTCATCGAg ttCCGAACACGGtactctctcttctcctcccaTTTTGGAACCAGCAGTCCCTTGTCAAAAGTCTCCGTCTCATTCTCCTGACGGAGCTCCACCGCCATTAACGTCAGCAGTCTTGGCCATGCCAAGATGTAACGTGAATCTTGTGAAACTCGGTGAACCTCGAAGTCACATTAAACTTTTGGATAGTATACCGAGTATACCTATACCAGTACCACCGGTTGCTTCGCCTATCACGGTTTTACCAACGAGCAAGATACAATCAGAGGACGACGACAAGAGTACTGGAAGG aTGGAATACGATACATCTTCGCCAGCGCCAACCGTAGCAAGTTCTAGTTCAGCATCAAAGAAACGTAAAGTTGGCCGCCCCAGAAAACTCATGTGCACGTCAGGGAATACAAGACACTTTACAGAAACTATTGTTGCGAAAAAACCAAAAAGCAAAAGTTCCCTCGTGGGTTATTTGTTGTCACCGAAAAACAGGCATCTTCAAACCAAG TACATCGCCAAGTCTGGTTATACTCCCCTACCCTTTAAAACCGGAATGTTGTCCTTAAAAGCTTCCTCCAAGAATCACAAATCAGTCAAGGCGAAGATGAAACCCGCGAAACAAACTCCGCTgcataataaaaatgtcatcAGTTCGATTATCGCGGAGAAGGCTAAACTAAGTCACGAAGTTAAGTTGGATAAACACAGTAATAAGGTAAGACCAAAACTGAAAGCCGAGGCAAAGGTAAAAACCTGGGAAGACGACGAGAGTACTGTCGTTGAAAATATATCGTCGGATACCATGAGCCAGGAAATTCTTGAG gaaaaaaatgttgaacaaccagaggaggaagaaggagaggaggaagtcgagagagagatggaaaggaATAAGCACGAtaaatcgaagaagaagaaacaaaagtcTATCTCGTCGTCCCCGAGTCGACATAAATCGAGCGATCGCGATAAGAAGGAATCTAAACGTCGAAAATCGTCCGATTGTAAAGATTGTAAGGAATGTGCGAAGGTTGCTAAAGCGGAAAGAACAGAAAGCATTATTAATAGATGTAAGCTAACGTCGGCTCACTTGGCCATTGATCAGTTAAGAGTTCTGACGGCTATGGGTGGTCTCTTTTATGCCGGAAGACTTAGCGCTGTTCGAGCTCCAGATGTTTACGCTATTACTCTTGATGGCGAACGAGGGAATAGACCTCATATTCATTCAAGGGAAGAGATTTTACGGGACGCg atcgTAGAGGTATGTCCAAGTTCAACGAAAGAATTACCACCCGGTACAAGACTTTGTGCTTATTGGAGCGAGCAATACAGATGTCTTTATCCAGGAACATCGGTCGAACCTACCGAACCAGATCCCGAACTCGATGAGAAATTTGTCAGTGTTGAATTCGATGACGGTGATAGCGGTAGAATAGCTTTGGATGACATCAGATTACTCCAACCTGATTATCCTGTTGTTG AATACGATCCAAATCCTCTTTTATCTTTGGGCAAACGTCGACGACAGACCTCGGTTTCgatagaagataaaagatcGTCCATAAATACTATATCTGGTACAACATCGAATAGTTTAACATCTACGGTTTCTTCCACAACTTCCTCTCACATTTCCTCTTTCGATGGAGTCTCGATAGAACGGCACAAAACGGATGATATCAGTGCAAAGGCATTGGATGATTATCGTGAACGTAAGCGtttgaagaagaggagaaaggatAAATTGAAGAGACAACACGAGGctcaagaaggaaagaagaaacataagAGGCACAAGGGTTGCGAAGAGCATAGAAAGCACAAGCATAGGAAACATAGAAAGCATAAGCATAAACATAGCCATCATTGCAATCATAGCGAAGGAAGTCATATAAG TAGCGGGGAAAGTTGTTGTGGTCAAAAAAGTGAAGATGAACCAAATAAAGAGACTCCGGCAAAGgttgaagaggaagaggaagaggaagaagacgaggaagaggaagaagaggaaagtgAAGAAATGACTGTTTTGGAAGAAGAACCTGAACCAGTTCCCGAACCAATTGAAGTTATAGTAAGGgaggaaaagatagaaaagccgaaaaaatctgataaaaaaggaaaagtacgAGAGAGACAGGAGTCGGTGGAAAGTCGAAGTAAAATGGCTGCATTCTTGCCTGCGAGACAATTATGGGGATGGGCTGGTAGGGGTTACAGGAGACCTGGTGCAAAAGGAAGAGCTAAGAAACAATTTTTCCGAGCCATTCAAAGGGGAAACGAAACTATTCAAATAGGTGATAGTGCAGTTTTCCTTTCTACTGGTAGACCAGATAGACCATACATAGGACGTATAGAGTCTATGTGGGAAACATCAAGTTCTAATATGATAGTTAAAGTTAAGTGGTTTTATCATCCTGAAGAGACAGTAGGATGTCCAACCAATCTAAAGTATCCg ggTGCTCTATTCGAATCCCCTCATATGGATGAAAATGATGTACAAACTATTTCGCACAAATGCGAAGTATTACCGTTGGACGAATATACAGAAAAACTGGGAAAAGAACCTCATAGATATCTTACCATctatgataacaacgatatctACTATTTGGCCGGATATTATGATCCGACGACGTACCTTCTATCTATGCAACCTGGGGTTGTTTGA